The following are encoded together in the Pedobacter sp. D749 genome:
- a CDS encoding carbohydrate binding domain-containing protein → MKVIKYIVVGIMMLVASTHAFAQKNLVVNGGFENELDGWVDYSAKVTPYMYSSGKMSSAIFSSDSSKWTGMHQVVSLPKNTQYILMSAKIKVDAVSTGTKSWNGALFLFETLNKQDAKIGEGINIASVTGDQDWKLYEKAYIIPPGVTQIKLLFALGYVTGTMFIDEVSLKAITQSEFEKYL, encoded by the coding sequence ATGAAAGTGATAAAATATATTGTTGTCGGCATAATGATGCTGGTAGCCAGTACACATGCTTTTGCACAAAAAAACCTGGTGGTTAATGGTGGCTTCGAAAATGAGTTAGATGGGTGGGTTGATTATTCGGCAAAGGTAACTCCTTACATGTATAGCTCTGGGAAAATGAGTAGTGCTATATTTTCTTCAGACTCTTCTAAATGGACCGGTATGCATCAGGTTGTTTCTTTGCCTAAAAATACCCAGTATATACTCATGAGCGCGAAGATTAAAGTAGATGCAGTAAGTACCGGAACAAAATCCTGGAATGGGGCATTATTTCTTTTCGAAACCCTTAACAAACAGGATGCTAAAATAGGGGAAGGAATCAATATTGCTTCAGTTACAGGCGACCAGGATTGGAAGTTATATGAAAAAGCATATATTATTCCGCCAGGTGTTACGCAAATAAAATTGTTGTTCGCGCTGGGTTATGTCACTGGCACCATGTTCATCGA
- a CDS encoding IPT/TIG domain-containing protein — protein sequence MKTLYKNTIALYLIGVFCMLIFATSCKKDKEGEGAPSITRIRTLVRPGDSKVTPLDSTVTSGDVGVTYVIEGVNLKSTNKVEFNGASADLNTALFSDNSIVVTIPATATWINQTGKLTLSNSFGTTSFNFSIKQPAPAISDLSQFAGNPGDVITITGLRFDQVSSVKFGTTEAKVISSSSTELKVTVPTGALGAVSVTTPGGTGTGPYVSYDGVVVPILLPFGFSHLFYDDGITAGYDFNFGGANADVNSTEMVKRGTHSIKLSYTGNYAGYAVGSNNAVDLSDKTYVKFSIYGTAGTEGKVVKVALDDFDNRNVSVVLHAGKWTNYVVPLDRFQNASHPGKPASLSWIGFQELSANAPETIYLDDIGVY from the coding sequence ATGAAAACGTTATATAAAAATACTATAGCCCTTTATCTGATTGGCGTCTTCTGCATGCTGATCTTTGCAACCTCGTGCAAAAAAGACAAAGAAGGAGAGGGCGCACCAAGCATTACAAGGATTCGTACGTTAGTAAGGCCGGGAGATAGTAAAGTTACTCCGCTGGATTCAACAGTTACTTCCGGCGATGTTGGTGTTACTTATGTTATAGAAGGGGTAAATTTGAAATCGACCAACAAAGTAGAATTCAATGGGGCTTCAGCCGATCTTAATACCGCTCTTTTTAGTGATAACAGCATTGTGGTGACGATCCCAGCAACCGCTACCTGGATCAATCAAACAGGAAAATTAACACTAAGCAATTCTTTCGGTACCACTTCCTTTAATTTTAGCATTAAACAACCTGCTCCGGCGATTAGTGATTTGAGTCAGTTTGCCGGTAATCCCGGCGATGTAATTACCATTACCGGCTTGCGTTTTGATCAGGTATCAAGCGTTAAGTTCGGTACAACAGAAGCTAAGGTAATCTCTTCAAGTAGCACTGAACTTAAGGTAACTGTTCCAACGGGTGCGCTGGGTGCAGTAAGTGTTACTACTCCGGGAGGTACAGGTACTGGTCCATACGTTTCATACGATGGCGTTGTGGTTCCAATATTACTGCCATTTGGATTTAGCCATTTATTTTACGATGATGGAATAACAGCTGGTTACGATTTCAATTTCGGAGGTGCTAACGCAGATGTGAATAGTACGGAGATGGTAAAACGTGGCACCCATTCAATCAAACTTAGCTATACCGGAAATTACGCAGGATATGCAGTAGGCAGTAATAATGCAGTTGACCTAAGTGATAAAACCTATGTTAAGTTTTCTATTTATGGCACAGCGGGTACTGAAGGTAAAGTGGTAAAGGTTGCATTAGATGATTTTGACAACCGTAACGTAAGTGTTGTACTGCATGCCGGCAAGTGGACAAATTATGTGGTTCCATTGGATCGTTTCCAGAATGCCAGTCATCCCGGCAAACCTGCAAGTCTAAGTTGGATCGGGTTTCAGGAATTGAGTGCCAATGCACCGGAAACGATTTACCTGGATGATATTGGTGTTTACTAA
- a CDS encoding RagB/SusD family nutrient uptake outer membrane protein, giving the protein MKSYLIYSFIFMAIVSTGCKKDFFNIPPQDALSADNFYQNTEQVQASTIALYNSPWFDWNAKASWCISELLSGNAHTYSPDVINFGNFSVTGDNTQLASAWNSLYSVVAQSNALINNLKAKVPASVPAPIVNNAIGEARFMRAIAYFYLVRTWGNVPIIENSLDHVSNYQINTNPVTDVYKFIINDLKFAEDNCDKMIRTGSVSQGKVSSGSASALLSKVYLYMRDYSNARIKAEQVINSGEFKLYGIDISGKTYADLFKTANNNNEESIAAIQWLGGSSYGHGNALQSFLAYNSEITGTGDGYGSVTPSIDLLTAFEAGDLRKKPTVMTQGDVYPEINQAKGGYTLPAGAVAQGMPAFIKKYVVGTPADNGGKGASFSAGNNTYLMRYADVLLIEAEAVLAGADRTADDAALIPFNKIRKRAGLIPKTSITIQDIYQERRMEFVFEADYWFDLGRLDGFNVTSHPKAIAIIANQERGIYSNTTPVVIWGQKYTPTDANFRLPYPTTETILNPKLLLAPVPYNFK; this is encoded by the coding sequence ATGAAATCATATTTAATATACAGCTTTATTTTTATGGCCATTGTTAGCACTGGCTGTAAAAAAGACTTTTTTAATATTCCTCCACAAGATGCACTTAGTGCTGATAATTTTTATCAAAACACCGAACAGGTTCAGGCCAGTACCATTGCCTTGTACAACTCTCCGTGGTTTGATTGGAATGCCAAAGCTTCCTGGTGTATTTCTGAATTATTAAGTGGCAATGCACACACTTATTCTCCGGATGTTATCAATTTTGGAAATTTTTCTGTAACAGGAGATAATACCCAATTGGCATCTGCCTGGAATTCTCTATACAGTGTAGTTGCCCAGTCTAATGCCTTGATTAATAACCTGAAAGCAAAAGTACCAGCCAGTGTGCCGGCACCAATAGTGAATAATGCAATTGGCGAAGCTAGATTTATGCGGGCTATAGCCTATTTTTATTTGGTAAGAACATGGGGAAATGTGCCGATTATCGAAAATAGCCTGGATCATGTAAGCAATTATCAGATTAACACCAATCCGGTAACTGATGTTTATAAGTTCATTATAAATGATCTCAAGTTTGCTGAAGATAATTGTGATAAAATGATCAGAACAGGTTCTGTTTCTCAGGGTAAAGTATCCAGCGGATCAGCGTCTGCATTATTATCTAAGGTTTATTTATACATGCGTGATTATTCGAATGCCCGGATAAAAGCAGAACAGGTGATTAACAGTGGCGAATTTAAATTGTATGGAATAGATATTTCCGGCAAAACTTACGCCGACTTGTTTAAGACTGCCAATAATAATAACGAAGAGAGTATTGCCGCTATTCAATGGTTGGGTGGATCTTCGTATGGCCATGGTAATGCACTACAATCTTTTCTTGCATATAACTCTGAAATTACGGGTACAGGAGACGGTTACGGAAGCGTTACGCCTTCTATCGATTTGCTTACCGCTTTCGAGGCAGGCGATTTAAGGAAAAAGCCAACGGTAATGACACAGGGAGATGTTTATCCTGAAATTAACCAGGCCAAAGGTGGCTACACTTTACCTGCCGGAGCGGTAGCTCAAGGCATGCCAGCTTTCATTAAAAAATATGTAGTAGGAACACCTGCAGATAATGGCGGTAAAGGTGCATCATTTTCGGCAGGCAATAATACTTACCTGATGCGTTATGCTGATGTATTGTTAATCGAAGCAGAGGCAGTTCTTGCAGGTGCCGATCGTACTGCTGATGATGCGGCATTGATACCTTTTAACAAAATCAGAAAAAGAGCCGGACTCATTCCTAAAACCTCCATTACTATCCAGGATATTTATCAGGAACGTCGTATGGAATTTGTATTTGAGGCTGATTATTGGTTTGATTTGGGCCGGTTAGATGGTTTTAATGTTACCTCGCATCCTAAAGCAATTGCAATTATTGCCAATCAGGAAAGAGGAATTTACAGCAATACCACACCCGTTGTAATCTGGGGGCAAAAGTATACCCCAACTGATGCAAATTTCCGTTTGCCATATCCTACAACAGAAACCATTCTAAATCCTAAATTACTATTGGCTCCGGTGCCTTACAATTTTAAATAA
- a CDS encoding TonB-dependent receptor, which produces MNLFFRIRQVLRRDSYQILLTMRLVVLFFTLTLMQVSASSFSQNLTLKQNNSDIISILKQIEKQSGYHLLFRRADIDDKYKINLNVTDMPIEQVMGVVLKNTNLDFKIIKKTIILKKNTYSPFTTISVRDIEVSGTVSDEKGVTLPGVAVNVKGTKQSTMTDINGKYKISLPAGSTTLVFSFVGMEPREISPGNNRVLNVVLKAQTTSLSDVVVIGYGDQKRTDLNGSISSVKAADIANVPQVSIDQMLQGRASGLTITQNSGAPGSNTSVRVRGVTSLSGSNEPLYVIDGVPISGDAGNQSTSGRSPLQASSSNANSQTTVSPLSLINPNDIESIDVLKDASATAIYGNRASNGVIIITTKRGRNGNSSINYDGYYGFQRVARYLDVMNLRQYAALQNSLGDIYGTGRRVEFADPSVLGEGTNWQKEIFTTAPQQSHQVAVSGGKEGLNYYISGGYLGQDGTVIGSDFRRYSLRINADAQVKEWFKLGITLTGSRSAENVVTSDNNGVIYNALLQAPDLAVTNLDGSYTGPSVFDPLAAAAALNPVAQAQQIKNKLNRSNINTNIYNEIKFIKSLSLRSELGGDFNFSDNNVFTPSYSWGRFTNPTASLKERYQQSTFLIWKEYFNYNQTFGQKHNISAILGYEVQQSNWRGIEGTRQGFYSNDVQSLNLGQAITATNDEYIGTQRQESIYARAIYTYNSRYNLTSTIRRDKTSKFAEGSQSGYFPSFAASWKLSEEPFMQGINKVVSGLKIRLGYGQVGNQDVPNYLYSSLLRSSQTGLGTGFLAGRIDNKLLKWQTSIQYNAGVDMRFLNGKISTSIDVYKKTSKDFLFQLTLPAYLVGGPDYLGGINPPYVNLGKIENVGFDLSINSHNIDKTNFKWNTSVVLSHYNNEVKELGNGLTELFGTVTNAYLQSPVTRTVVGGSVGEFYGYKVKGIFKTAAQLQSAPVQFGRTIANNSSSTWLGDVQYEDVNGDGVINEKDRTAIGNPNPKFTYGITNTFSYKAFDFTLFLNGSYGSKIMNLLNNTMGNLAAVYQNQYAAYSNFWSPQNPDSNIPAPKIGIDNPNLFVSDRYVESGSFLRIQNVSLGYRVPASWIRKFKFSNLKVYSSVQNLYTFTKYKGYDPEIGAMNQSAILNNIDLGRYPIARTITFGINAQF; this is translated from the coding sequence ATGAATTTATTTTTTAGGATCAGGCAGGTATTGCGCCGTGATTCTTACCAAATCTTGTTAACAATGAGACTCGTAGTGCTTTTTTTTACGCTTACCCTTATGCAGGTTAGTGCTAGCAGCTTCAGTCAGAATCTAACGCTTAAACAGAATAATTCTGACATTATTTCCATCTTAAAGCAAATAGAAAAACAGAGTGGTTACCACTTGCTTTTCAGACGTGCTGATATAGACGATAAGTATAAAATAAACCTTAACGTAACCGACATGCCTATTGAGCAGGTAATGGGCGTAGTTTTGAAAAATACCAACCTCGATTTCAAAATCATCAAAAAAACAATTATTCTTAAAAAGAATACCTATTCGCCATTTACAACTATCTCCGTTCGGGATATAGAGGTTTCTGGTACTGTGAGTGATGAAAAGGGAGTAACGCTTCCAGGGGTAGCCGTTAATGTGAAGGGTACCAAACAATCAACCATGACAGATATTAATGGTAAATACAAGATTTCGCTGCCTGCCGGATCAACCACCCTCGTGTTTTCTTTTGTTGGGATGGAACCCCGGGAGATTAGTCCGGGCAATAATCGCGTACTGAATGTGGTACTTAAGGCACAGACTACATCACTTTCTGATGTAGTGGTAATTGGTTACGGAGATCAAAAACGTACAGATCTTAATGGATCTATTTCGTCTGTAAAAGCTGCCGATATTGCCAATGTGCCTCAAGTCAGTATCGATCAGATGCTGCAAGGCAGGGCTTCAGGACTTACCATTACGCAAAACTCTGGTGCACCCGGTAGCAATACATCTGTACGCGTACGTGGAGTAACCTCTTTAAGCGGTAGTAATGAGCCTTTATATGTGATAGATGGTGTGCCAATTTCAGGCGATGCAGGCAATCAGAGTACCAGCGGAAGATCTCCTTTACAGGCTTCATCTTCTAATGCCAATTCGCAGACTACCGTAAGTCCGTTGTCATTGATTAATCCAAATGACATTGAGTCGATTGATGTACTAAAAGATGCATCTGCAACAGCAATATACGGAAACCGGGCTTCGAACGGGGTAATTATCATCACTACTAAAAGGGGTAGGAATGGTAATTCTTCGATAAATTATGATGGTTATTACGGTTTCCAGCGTGTGGCAAGGTATCTGGATGTAATGAATCTTCGCCAGTATGCAGCACTTCAAAACTCACTGGGTGATATTTACGGTACCGGAAGAAGAGTTGAGTTTGCAGATCCTTCAGTATTGGGAGAGGGTACCAACTGGCAAAAGGAAATATTTACAACTGCACCACAGCAGAGTCATCAGGTAGCTGTTTCTGGCGGTAAAGAAGGGTTAAACTACTACATTTCTGGTGGATACCTTGGACAGGATGGTACAGTTATCGGTTCTGATTTTCGCCGCTACAGTCTTCGGATAAATGCTGATGCCCAGGTGAAGGAATGGTTTAAACTTGGAATTACCTTAACCGGAAGCCGGTCTGCAGAAAATGTAGTGACCAGTGATAATAACGGGGTTATTTACAATGCTTTACTGCAGGCTCCTGATTTAGCTGTAACTAACCTTGATGGTTCGTATACTGGTCCTTCTGTATTTGACCCACTTGCTGCCGCTGCTGCATTAAATCCGGTGGCCCAGGCTCAGCAAATCAAAAATAAATTGAACAGAAGTAACATTAATACCAATATTTATAATGAAATTAAGTTTATCAAATCATTATCGCTGAGATCAGAACTTGGAGGTGATTTTAATTTCTCCGATAATAATGTTTTTACGCCAAGCTATTCATGGGGCCGTTTTACTAATCCTACTGCATCTTTGAAGGAAAGGTATCAGCAAAGTACCTTTTTGATCTGGAAAGAATATTTTAATTATAACCAGACTTTTGGTCAAAAGCATAACATTAGTGCAATTCTGGGTTACGAGGTTCAACAGTCAAACTGGAGAGGGATTGAGGGAACGCGCCAGGGGTTTTATAGTAACGACGTGCAATCGTTGAATTTAGGTCAGGCCATAACGGCTACCAATGATGAATATATTGGTACGCAACGCCAGGAATCAATCTATGCGCGTGCCATTTATACCTATAACTCGAGATATAACCTTACTTCTACAATCAGGAGAGACAAGACTTCTAAGTTTGCCGAAGGTTCTCAGTCAGGTTATTTCCCATCATTTGCTGCTTCATGGAAATTGTCTGAAGAACCATTTATGCAGGGGATTAATAAGGTCGTAAGTGGGCTTAAGATCCGTTTGGGTTACGGACAGGTGGGCAACCAGGATGTTCCCAATTATTTATACAGTTCTTTGTTAAGATCTTCACAAACAGGTTTAGGTACTGGTTTTCTAGCCGGACGGATTGATAACAAATTATTGAAATGGCAAACCTCTATCCAATACAATGCTGGAGTGGATATGCGCTTTTTAAACGGTAAGATCAGTACGAGTATAGATGTTTATAAGAAAACATCAAAAGACTTCTTGTTTCAGCTTACCCTTCCTGCCTATTTAGTCGGTGGTCCTGATTATTTAGGAGGTATTAACCCACCGTATGTAAATCTTGGAAAGATTGAAAACGTAGGCTTTGATTTGAGTATTAACTCGCACAATATTGATAAGACAAATTTTAAGTGGAATACAAGTGTAGTTCTTTCGCATTATAATAATGAGGTTAAAGAGCTTGGTAATGGCCTTACCGAACTCTTCGGAACAGTAACCAATGCTTATCTGCAATCTCCGGTTACCCGTACAGTAGTGGGCGGATCTGTAGGTGAATTTTATGGTTATAAAGTAAAGGGAATATTTAAAACAGCAGCGCAACTTCAATCCGCTCCGGTACAATTCGGGCGTACTATTGCCAATAACAGTAGTAGCACATGGCTGGGCGATGTGCAATATGAAGATGTAAATGGCGATGGCGTAATCAATGAGAAAGACCGTACAGCGATCGGAAATCCAAATCCTAAATTCACGTATGGCATTACCAATACTTTTAGTTATAAAGCTTTTGATTTTACCTTATTCCTGAACGGATCTTACGGTTCAAAAATTATGAATTTGTTAAACAATACCATGGGTAACCTGGCGGCTGTATATCAAAACCAATATGCAGCATATAGTAATTTCTGGTCACCACAAAATCCGGATTCTAATATTCCTGCACCTAAAATCGGTATTGATAATCCCAACCTGTTTGTATCTGACCGTTATGTGGAAAGTGGATCTTTTTTACGCATCCAGAACGTGAGTCTTGGTTATAGGGTACCTGCTTCGTGGATTAGAAAATTTAAATTCTCTAATTTAAAAGTTTACTCAAGTGTACAAAACCTTTACACATTTACAAAATATAAGGGCTACGATCCGGAAATCGGAGCGATGAATCAGAGTGCCATTTTAAATAATATCGACCTGGGAAGATATCCAATTGCCAGGACCATCACTTTTGGAATAAATGCACAATTTTAG
- a CDS encoding FecR family protein, with protein sequence MGRSIAVSLLKKYLSGDCSVSEIKEVDQWFDSMDEVPEDLAGLSDDQRKFVEDKIFERILFNIEAKSQQKIISVPKKSIRISTVFWAAASLVVVLGAVLTWRYNSQLHLQNQTAKLHQSIHIKPGGNRAVLTLGDGSSVVLTEAKIGALADQQNVSVVKTAEGELSYKMHTGSASSKISFNKIATPLGGKYSVVLPDGSKAWLNAKSSLRFPTAFTGAERVVQMTGEVYFEVAKNPKQPFKVQSGGTEIRVLGTHFNVMAYDDEAGQKTTLIEGSIHLSSGKFSQLLKPGQQALVNPFGINVNNNCDLEAVMAWRNDLFIFKDMEIKEIARQLVRWYDIQVVFRGTPSKISYTGTISKDVELSELLNMLQFTGLKYELNGRVLTIID encoded by the coding sequence ATGGGCAGATCAATAGCCGTTTCCCTACTTAAAAAATATCTTTCTGGTGATTGTAGTGTTAGTGAGATAAAAGAAGTAGATCAATGGTTTGATAGTATGGATGAGGTACCTGAAGATCTTGCAGGCCTTTCTGATGACCAGCGTAAGTTCGTGGAAGATAAAATTTTTGAACGCATTTTGTTCAATATCGAAGCTAAAAGTCAGCAAAAGATCATATCAGTTCCTAAAAAATCAATACGTATAAGCACAGTGTTTTGGGCGGCAGCATCACTTGTGGTGGTTCTGGGTGCGGTGCTGACCTGGAGATATAATTCGCAGCTGCACCTGCAAAATCAAACTGCAAAATTACATCAATCCATTCATATAAAACCAGGTGGCAATAGGGCGGTTCTGACATTAGGCGATGGATCGTCAGTGGTATTAACAGAAGCCAAAATAGGTGCACTGGCCGACCAGCAAAATGTTAGTGTTGTAAAAACAGCTGAAGGCGAACTCAGCTATAAAATGCATACCGGATCTGCATCTTCAAAAATAAGCTTTAATAAGATTGCTACGCCGCTTGGTGGGAAATATAGTGTGGTTTTGCCTGATGGAAGTAAAGCTTGGTTAAACGCGAAATCAAGCTTACGGTTCCCAACTGCTTTTACTGGCGCTGAAAGGGTTGTACAGATGACAGGCGAAGTATATTTCGAAGTAGCTAAGAATCCCAAACAACCGTTTAAGGTACAATCGGGTGGAACAGAAATTAGGGTACTGGGTACTCATTTTAACGTAATGGCTTATGACGATGAGGCCGGGCAGAAAACAACGTTAATTGAAGGCAGCATCCATTTATCATCTGGTAAATTTTCACAGCTTTTGAAGCCCGGACAACAAGCCCTGGTAAATCCCTTTGGCATAAACGTGAATAACAATTGCGATCTGGAAGCTGTAATGGCCTGGAGAAACGATCTTTTCATCTTTAAGGATATGGAGATCAAAGAAATTGCCAGGCAGTTGGTTCGATGGTATGATATTCAGGTTGTATTTAGAGGAACACCTTCCAAAATATCTTATACGGGAACAATATCTAAAGATGTAGAACTTTCAGAGTTGTTAAATATGCTTCAATTCACAGGATTAAAATATGAATTGAACGGACGTGTGCTAACTATAATCGATTAA
- a CDS encoding RNA polymerase sigma-70 factor — translation MSNQHNHTDEELIVMLRENEVVAFKKIYTKYWYDLYLITNKRLRSKEAAEEIIQNFFTTFWINRKKINIKGSLKAYLHSAIRYSIIDYLAKEATRNNYLELLSFSYQEATNTTEETIFIKELENGINGVISKLPAKCRKVFELSRKEHKSNKEIAELLGLSEKTVENHITNALKHFRVHYKVILIASGFAWLLR, via the coding sequence ATGAGCAACCAACATAATCATACTGATGAAGAACTGATCGTAATGTTGAGGGAGAACGAAGTGGTTGCTTTCAAGAAAATTTATACTAAGTATTGGTATGATTTATATTTAATTACCAATAAAAGATTAAGGTCTAAAGAAGCTGCAGAAGAGATTATCCAGAATTTCTTCACAACATTCTGGATCAATCGGAAAAAAATAAATATCAAAGGGTCTTTAAAGGCTTATCTCCATTCCGCTATCCGCTATTCAATTATTGATTATCTGGCTAAGGAGGCTACCCGGAACAATTACCTCGAACTGCTTTCATTTAGTTATCAGGAGGCTACGAATACCACTGAAGAAACCATATTTATAAAAGAGTTGGAAAACGGAATTAACGGAGTGATTTCTAAGTTACCTGCAAAATGCAGAAAGGTATTTGAACTCAGCAGGAAGGAGCATAAATCTAATAAGGAAATTGCCGAATTACTGGGGTTGTCTGAAAAGACGGTAGAAAATCATATTACCAATGCGTTAAAGCACTTTAGGGTACATTATAAGGTGATTTTGATTGCTTCTGGTTTTGCCTGGTTACTCCGTTAA
- a CDS encoding CehA/McbA family metallohydrolase, translated as MTIQSKYFRFLICLILILNAGYLQAQETANPPAIINRSGVWLKGDLHVHSRHSTESSNNSIAKIINFSKSVGMDYLAITDHDNHVNGDVAHHTWADPEFKSDSLLLLYGAEWTTTRGHGNVFSDKPYDHKRLYDIRDARDVNIEKVKKSLGIHLSANHPSGKDNFGFSYDLVKSIEVWNSAVWPKNANAIMIWDDMLSSGRMMTGRGGSDTHHGVPTTAEKPSANTYQAEFNYVGTPTTWVFAKQRSLTAIIDALDHGKAAVSSNPFAPRVEFYADYKCNGKFEMMMGDNAISKGKPIKFQVQLIGNKLPKEQYTVTVIKNGAKLNSFHVSGEVPAFQFTDTPDLKGRTYYRVTVEGKNTDYPQVPKSAGLSEKMVALSNPIYFNFDPKF; from the coding sequence ATGACTATTCAATCAAAATATTTTCGTTTTTTAATTTGCCTTATTTTAATACTCAATGCTGGCTATCTCCAGGCACAGGAAACTGCTAATCCTCCGGCAATAATAAACAGATCCGGAGTTTGGTTAAAGGGCGATTTGCATGTGCATTCGAGGCACAGTACAGAATCATCTAACAATTCGATTGCGAAGATTATTAATTTTTCAAAGTCAGTTGGTATGGATTATTTAGCCATAACCGACCATGATAATCATGTTAATGGCGATGTTGCGCACCATACCTGGGCCGATCCGGAATTTAAATCAGATTCGCTGCTTTTGCTTTATGGCGCCGAATGGACAACAACCAGGGGGCATGGAAATGTATTTTCTGATAAGCCCTATGACCATAAGAGATTGTATGATATCAGGGATGCCCGGGACGTCAATATTGAAAAAGTGAAGAAATCATTAGGGATCCATTTGTCGGCAAATCATCCTAGTGGAAAAGATAATTTTGGCTTTTCTTACGATTTGGTTAAATCTATCGAGGTTTGGAATTCGGCTGTTTGGCCGAAGAATGCCAACGCAATAATGATTTGGGATGACATGCTTTCTTCGGGCAGGATGATGACAGGCCGAGGTGGAAGCGATACCCATCATGGCGTGCCTACCACAGCTGAAAAACCTAGTGCAAATACATATCAGGCGGAATTTAATTATGTAGGTACACCAACAACCTGGGTTTTTGCAAAACAACGTAGCCTTACCGCAATTATAGATGCTTTAGATCATGGAAAAGCTGCTGTAAGTTCCAATCCTTTCGCGCCAAGAGTTGAGTTTTATGCTGATTATAAATGTAATGGTAAGTTTGAAATGATGATGGGCGATAATGCAATTTCAAAGGGTAAACCAATAAAGTTTCAGGTGCAATTGATTGGCAATAAATTACCCAAAGAGCAATATACTGTTACCGTAATCAAGAATGGAGCAAAGCTGAACAGCTTTCATGTTAGCGGTGAAGTTCCTGCTTTTCAATTTACCGATACACCAGATTTAAAGGGCCGCACCTATTACCGTGTTACAGTAGAAGGTAAAAATACTGATTACCCACAAGTACCAAAGTCTGCCGGGTTAAGCGAAAAAATGGTGGCGCTATCCAATCCGATTTACTTTAATTTTGATCCTAAATTTTAA